A single window of Oncorhynchus keta strain PuntledgeMale-10-30-2019 chromosome 34, Oket_V2, whole genome shotgun sequence DNA harbors:
- the LOC118373845 gene encoding uncharacterized protein LOC118373845 — MMKTQGVLVGVSLLTSVALLGLINVRQKEEMKEQKHVSFETIKLRVTRDVLGEYQHEAIRVHNLLDKTKAQVDTLGSELPPLQAAEAKKKSELEACQGEKKHVADEVGAVEAENSNSKPEFEKQKAAWEAEMTSFKQQVVQRSKVCVFVKKDSVEGRKLCGDEPPKQEAAPKPDAPKPEESKPDAPKPDSPKEAPKPDEPKPDSPKEAPKQEAAPKPEEPKPDSPKEAPKQEAAPKPEEPKPDSPKEAPKQEAAPKPEEPKPDSPKEAPKQETAPKPEEPKPEAPKMR, encoded by the exons ATGATGAAGACACAGGGTGTATTGGTGGGGGTGTCTCTGCTGACTAGCGTAGCTCTGCTGGGGCTGATAAACGTGCGGCAGAAAGAAGAGATGAAGGAGCAGAAACATGTATCGTTCGAGACGATTAAACTGCGTGTGACCAGAGACGTACTGGGAGAGTACCAACACGAGGCGATCAGAGTCCACAACCTGCTGGACAAGACCAAGGCTCAGGTGGATACTCTGGGGTCAGAACTCCCCCCACTGCAGGCTGCAGAggccaagaagaagagtgaacTGGAGGCATGCCAGGGAGAAAAG AAACATGTTGCTGATGAGGTGGGGGCCGTTGAGGCAGAGAACAGTAACTCTAAAC CTGAGTTTGAGAAGCAAAAGGCTGCCTGGGAAGCAGAGATGACGTCTTTCAAACAGCAGGTGGTGCAGCGCAGCAAAGTGTGTGTCTTTGTGAAGAAGGACTCTGTAGAGGGAAG GAAACTGTGTGGGGATGAACCGCCTAAACAAGAGGCTGCTCCAAAACCAGATGCCCCCAAACCAGAAGAATCCAAACCAGATGCTCCCAAACCTGATTCTCCTAAAGAAGCCCCCAAACCAGATGAACCCAAACCTGATTCTCCTAAAGAAGCCCCTAAACAAGAGGCTGCCCCCAAACCAGAAGAACCCAAACCTGATTCTCCTAAAGAAGCCCCTAAACAAGAGGCTGCACCCAAACCAGAAGAACCCAAACCTGATTCTCCTAAAGAAGCCCCTAAACAAGAGGCTGCACCCAAACCAGAAGAACCCAAACCTGATTCTCCTAAAGAAGCCCCTAAACAAGAGACTGCCCCCAAACCAGAAGAACCCAAACCTGAGGCCCCAAAGATGAGATGA